The window TAACCTTAGAAGAAATTGGTGAAAAATTTAATTTAACCAGAGAAAGAGTTCGCCAAATTAAAGAAAAAGCTATTAGAAGATTAAGGCATGCGTCCCGTAGTAAAAATTTACGGACATACTTAGGATAAAATGAAATTTAATAACCCGATCAAAATTATAGTCTTGGCTATTTCAACAATTGTTTTGTTTAGTAGTTGTGCAGCATCTTCTTCTGCTAAAAGGTATGAAACTAAGAAAAATAAAGTGGAAGAAGATACTTCCCGGGTTGTTAGATTCAAAGTTGAACCAGAAAAAATAATTCCAGACACAATTAATTCTGATGAAGAAGATATTCAAGATATAGATGAAGAGCCGGATTACGTTGCTACCGCGGCAGATTCTGCAATCGTTAAAAATTTATTGGCAAAGTTTGCAATTAAAAATCTTTCTGACATCAATCCAGATTCTATTTCCTATAAAGAAAAAGTAATTATGGAGATAATAAAAT of the Ignavibacteriales bacterium genome contains:
- a CDS encoding C40 family peptidase → MKFNNPIKIIVLAISTIVLFSSCAASSSAKRYETKKNKVEEDTSRVVRFKVEPEKIIPDTINSDEEDIQDIDEEPDYVATAADSAIVKNLLAKFAIKNLSDINPDSISYKEKVIMEIIKYLNTPYKFGGNSWKGIDCSAFTQNVFSNTLSMNIPRSAREQYQLGQEVEDIADLQFGDLVFFNTRRRVKPGHVGIYIGENLFAHASRKRGVTVSSLDEDYYSRKYMGAKRMEGLPLN